In Amphiura filiformis chromosome 1, Afil_fr2py, whole genome shotgun sequence, the following are encoded in one genomic region:
- the LOC140150377 gene encoding matrix metallopeptidase-21-like, with product MYLRHFVPNQSVVLVVVLCLGTVIAGKDKPTEDGDDIKEEVVIPGPGIPSAGPPASSGLHLKASSGRLQDGLAKKLLQKWGYMETQLSDGRWDYVDWRKELDNPAISVDSTLQSFKSFKSDENEDSWSNTVKDKYHQGISSFQKKFSLPVTGELDSRTVELMQQPRCAVPDNTGSSRYMDEDDTSFEEQQKVKDSGLKSGHKNRKKMLSTSKQSKLDAITGKKDASGKKSPPKPRFEDVLTTRTVARSTSAKTTPKPTSNGNVIRRTPTLAAILRGSEVLPNRTESDFEVVTDMSEVITETVNTYTTAIGTERVYDTDAMVTDVQDQRTKNQHLEERRRRSAPGLLQKVLQRSRRTSSYICNHGFNAERTITWRIIKKSGSDKLTDSVYLTSDSTRSIVEEAFRRWAEVSQLTFKEDNSQTNVDIWIQFVSDGASSVPYGCGQYVWCFYGSEMAASFHSYVYSNGQYTRRAYIYFRDDPIYPWGSNNYYYGLMDLFTAAVHEIGHILCLDHDDVNSYYDSVMSPYVMYFFPDNNFQVPIDVTARRKLKDMYGACTDPFVAFDWIRTENGVKLYSTYMFRGNHYWQWENSNQQTRYGDPRITSSSSTEWPGVPSNLQAVVQITPKGSSLNELYFFAGGRSYLYDQTNKRVSRQGSISSMWPSKPGSSTSIPTNIKAAYFDKRDGNVYFFTSTMVYEYDYSSNTKGCCNSIKSISTAFPGRYNGYPALENNIDLAYYSIADRKLYFLKGEDYWESTYNPSSTSVYNRVNLKQYGWHEKWKYICEV from the exons ATGTATTTGAGACATTTTGTACCCAACCAATCTGTGGTATTGGTAGTGGTGCTTTGCTTGGGGACTGTTATTGCTGGTAAGGATAAACCAACGGAAGATGGAGATGATATAAAAGAGGAAGTTGTAATACCAGGCCCCGGTATTCCATCAGCAGGACCACCTGCTTCATCTGGTTTACACTTGAAAGCATCGTCAGGAAGGTTACAAGATGGTCTTGCCAAG AAATTGCTTCAAAAATGGGGCTACATGGAAACACAGCTTTCCGACGGTCGCTGGGATTATGTTGACTGGCGTAAAGAATTGGATAATCCAGCCATATCTGTAGATAGTACACTGCAATCATTTAAGAGTTTCAAAAGTGATGAGAATGAAGACTCATGGAGCAATACAGTGAAAGACAAGTATCATCAAGGAATAAGCTCCTTCCAAAAGAAATTCAGTTTGCCAGTGACAGGCGAACTAGATTCAAGAACTGTGGAGTTAATGCAACAACCACGATGCGCTGTTCCAGACAATACTGGAAGCTCCAGGTATATGGATGAAGATGATACATCATTTGAAGAACAGCAGAAAGTAAAAGATAGCGGATTAAAATCGGGACACAAAAATAGAAAGAAGATGTTATCGACTTCCAAGCAGTCAAAATTGGATGCGATAACTGGTAAAAAAGATGCGAGCGGTAAGAAATCGCCACCAAAACCGCGTTTTGAGGACGTTCTAACAACAAGAACAGTGGCGAGATCGACGTCAGCTAAAACAACACCAAAACCGACATCCAATGGCAATGTCATCCGACGAACACCGACACTTGCTGCCATTTTACGTGGGTCTGAGGTTCTTCCTAACAGAACTGAATCAGACTTTGAAGTCGTCACAGACATGTCAGAAGTCATTACTGAAACAGTGAATACATACACTACAGCCATTGGAACAGAGAGAGTATACGATACCGATGCTATGGTCACGGATGTGCAAGATCAAAGAACAAAAAATCAACATCTGGAGGAACGAAGAAGACGAAGTGCTCCTGGATTACTTCAGAAGGTTTTGCAAAGATCAAGAAGGACAAGTAGTTATATTTGTAATCACGGCTTCAACGCTGAACGTACAATTACGTGGCGAATCATTAAGAAAAGTGGCTCGGATAAGTTAACGGATTCCGTGTACTTGACTTCGGATTCGACGAGATCAATTGTCGAAGAAGCGTTTAGACGATGGGCTGAAGTCAGTCAGTTGACGTTCAAAGAAGATAATAGTCAGACAAATGTGGATATATGGATTCAATTCGTCAGTGACGGTGCCT CATCTGTTCCTTATGGTTGTGGCCAATACGTCTGGTGTTTCTATGGCTCAGAAATGGCAGCCAGTTTCCACTCTTACGTCTACTCAAACGGCCAATACACTAGAAGAGCTTACATCTATTTCCGTGATGACCCAATCTACCCATGGGGCTCCAATAATTATTACTATGGCTTGATGGACCTTTTTACTGCTGCTGTTCATGAAATTGGTCACATCTTATGTCTTGATCACGATGATGTAAATAGTTATTATGATTCCGTCATGAGCCCATATGTCATGTATTTCTTCCCTGATAATAATTTTCAAGTGCCTATTGATGTTACAGCACGGAGGAAGCTTAAGGATATGTATG GAGCTTGTACCGATCCCTTTGTAGCATTCGACTGGATTCGTACGGAAAATGGTGTAAAATTGTACAGTACATATATGTTCCGAGGCAACCATTATTGGCAATGGGAGAATTCCAATCAACAAACACGTTATGGTGATCCTAGAATTACTTCCAGTAGTAGCACTGAATGGCCGGGAGTCCCTAGCAACCTGCAAGCTGTAGTTCAGATTACGCCCAAAGGTTCTAGCCTGAATGAACTCTATTTCTTTGCTG GAGGACGGAGCTATCTTTATGACCAGACCAACAAGCGAGTCAGCCGTCAaggatccatatcttcaatgtggCCATCCAAACCAGGCTCTTCAACTTCAATTCCTACCAATATAAAAGCGGCGTACTTCGATAAACGAGATGGAAACGTATATTTCTTCACTAGTACAATG GTGTATGAATACGACTATTCCAGCAATACCAAAGGCTGTTGTAATTCCATCAAAAGTATATCGACAGCATTTCCTGGTAGATACAACGGCTATCCAGCGTTGGAAAACAACATCGATCTTGCATACTATTCTATTGCAGACAGGAAACTTTACTTTCTCAAAGGCGAGGATTATTGGGAATCCACTTACAACCCAAGTAGTACCTCTGTGTATAACAGGGTAAACTTAAAGCAGTATGGTTGGCATGAGAAATGGAAGTATAtctgtgaagtataa